Below is a genomic region from Aurantimonas sp. HBX-1.
ATTGCGGCCGACGGCCCAGACCGGCGGCAAGCCGGCGAAGCCCCGGGGAGGAACCGCATGACCAGCCGCTACCACGAGACCTATGCCGCCTGGCGCCGCGACCCGGAAGGCTTCTGGCTCGCCGCCGCGGAGGATCTCGTCTGGACGAAGAAGCCGACCGTCGCCTTCGACCCCGCCGCCGGCGTTTACGGGCGCTGGTTCCCGGACGGCGAAGGCAATACCTGCTTCAACGCCCTCGACCGGCACGTCGAGGCGGGGCGCGGCGACGCCATCGCGGTGATCCACGATTCCGCCATCACCGGGCGGCAGCGGCACATCAGCTATCGCGACCTCCTGCGCGAGGTGCAGGCGCTCGCCGGCTCGCTCGGCGAACTCGGCGTCGGCAAGGGCGACCGGGTGATCATCTACATGCCGATGGTGCCTGAGGCGATCGTCAGCATGCTCGCCTGCGCGCGGATCGGGGCGATCCATTCGGTGGTGTTCGGCGGCTTTGCCGCGCCGGAACTGGCGGCCCGGATCGACGACGCGGCGCCGAAGGTGATCCTGTCGGCTTCCTGCGGCCTCGAGCCGACCCGCAAGGTCGAATACAAGCCGCTGCTCGACCGGGCGATCGGGATTGCCGCGCACAAGGTGTCGGCGACGATCATCCTGCAGCGGCCGGAGCTCGAATGCAGCATGGTGGCAGGGCGCGACCACGACTGGGCGGAACTGCGCGAGGCGGGGCTCGCGGCGCTCGACGCCGGCCGCGCCGCGACCTGCGTGGCGGTCAAGGCGACCGACCCGCTCTACGTCCTCTACACTTCCGGTACCACCGGCAAGCCGAAGGGCGTGGTGCGGGACCACGGCGGCACCATGGTCTCGCTGTTCTGGTCGATGCAGGCGATCTTCGACACTGACCGGGGCGAGACCTTCTTCTGCGCCTCCGACGTCGGCTGGGTGGTCGGCCATTGCTACATCGTCTACGGGCCGCTGCTGCGCGGGGCGACGAGCATCCTCTACGAGGGCAAGCCGGTCGGCACCCCGGATGCCGGCGCCTTCTGGCGCGTGATTTCCGAGCATGGCGCCAAGGCGCTGTTCACCGCCCCCACGGCGATCCGCGGCATCCGCAAGGAGGATCCGGAGGGCGAACTGCCGGCCCATTACGACCTGTCGAAATTCGAGGCGCTGTTTCTCGCCGGCGAGCGCGCCGATCCGGAGACGCTGATCTGGGCGGAAAACGCGCTCGACCGACCGGTGATCGACCATTGGTGGCAGACCGAATCCGGCTGGCCGATCGCCGCCAACCCGAAGGGGCTCGGCCTGCTGCCGGTCAAGCGCGGCAGCCCGGGCGTTGCCATGCCGGGCTTCGACATCCGGGTGCTCGACGCATCCGGCAACGAGGTCGCCGCCAACGAGATGGGCGCCATCGTGCTGAAGCTGCCGCTGCCGCCCGGCGCCCTGCCCAGCCTGTGGAACGCCGACGACCGGTTCCGGGAGAGCTATCTCGCGGCGTTCCCCGGCTATTATTCGACGTCCGACGCCGGCTTCATCGATGAGGAGGGCTATGTCTACGTCATGGGCCGTACCGACGACGTCATCAACGTCGCCGGGCACCGCCTCTCCACCGGCGAGATGGAGGAGGCGGTGGGCGGCCATCCGGCGGTGGCCGAATGCGCCGTCATCGGCATGCGCGACGAGCTGAAGGGCGAACTGCCCTGTGGCTTCGTCGTCCTGAAGAACGCCAACCGCCAGGACCGCGCGGAGATCGAGCGCGAGCTCGTCGCCCTGGTGCGCGACCGGATCGGGCCGGTGGCGGCCTTCAAGCGGGTCATCGTGGTGGATCGGCTGCCGAAGACCCGCTCGGGCAAGATCCTGCGGCGCACGATGAAGGCGATCGTCGACCGCGACGAATTCGACATGCCGGCGACGATCGAGGATCCGGGCGCGATCGACGACGTGAAGCGGGCGGTCGAGAGCTGACCGCTAGCCAGACGGAATACGCCCGGCGACGCGGATCGCGCCGTCCGGGCCGAGCGCCACCAGCACGATCTCTCCCGACGCCGGGAAGATGCCGGTGAGCGCGGTGATGTTCACCTGGTGCGTGACCATCACCGCCTTCCGCCCGGCCGCGTCGAGCGCTGCCAGCCGCGATTTCAGCGCGTCCGTCCGGTCGGCGGCCGCCCGGCGCTCCTGGAAGAACGAGTCGAGCGCCGGCTCGGCCGTCACCGGGCCGACCGCGAGCAGTTCGGCCGTCTCGCGGGCCCGGCACCAGCGGCTGGTGAGCACGGCATCGACGGCGACGCCGTTGTCGCGGATGCGCCCGCCGATCTGGCGGGCCTGCGCGCGCCCTTCGTCCGAGAGATTGCGCTGGGTGGCGCAGTCCCCGAGCACGAATTCCGCCGGGTCCCCGGTCCCGGGGGCCAGCGCATGGCGCATCAGGATGTGCGCGCCCGGCGCCTTCGCCGCGGGCCAGGCGTCCTGCGCCGACGCCGGCAACGCCGCGAGCATGGCCAAGGCGCAGAACGCGAAGCGGAGGAGAATGATCGGCATGCAGCGTCTCCGGATGGCTCTCCACTCCAACTGGACCACGCGCGCCATCCCGCCAGCCCGCCGCCCCCGACCAGATCGCCGCGCGACACTCCGGCGCAGCCTGCGGGCGGCGCAACGCCCGCGGCGGGCCGAGGCCTGTTTCGCTCCCCGCCGTTTCCGGCTAGAAGCCGCCGGCACGCCATAAGCAGGGCAGACTTTCCATGACCCAAGCCTCCACCGACAACGGCGAGACCCGCGCCCGGGTACTCGCCGAGGCCCTGCCCTTCATGCAGGCCTACGAGAACAAGACCGTGGTCGTGAAATATGGCGGCCACGCCATGGGCGATCCCGAGCTCGGCAAGGCCTTCGCCCGCGACATCGCGCTGCTCAAGCAGTCCGGCATCAACCCGATCGTGGTGCATGGCGGCGGCCCGCAGATCGGCCGCATGCTCACCCAGCTCGGCATCGAATCGCGCTTCGAGGGCGGCCTGCGCGTCACCGACGAGGAGACGGTGAAGATCGTCGAGATGGTCCTCGCCGGCTCGATCAACAAGGAGATCGTCGCGCTGATCAACGCCGAGGGCGAGTGGGCGATCGGGCTCTGCGGCAAGGACGGCAACATGGTCTTCGCCGAGAAGGCGCGGAAGACCGTGGTCGACCCCGATTCCAACATCGAGCGGGTGATCGATCTCGGCTTCGTCGGCGAGCCCGTCGAGGTCGACCGGACGCTTCTCGACCTCCTGGCGCGCTCCGAGATGATCCCGGTGATCGCGCCCGTCGCGCCCGGCCGCGACGGCGCCACCTACAACATCAACGCCGACACGTTTGCCGGCGCCATCGCCGGCGCGCTGCAGGCCTCGCGGCTCTTGTTCCTCACCGACGTGCCGGGCGTCCTCGACCGCAACGGCCAGCTGATCAAGGAACTGTCGGTCGCCGAGGCGCGCAGCCTGATCCGCGAAGGCACGATCTCCGGCGGCATGATCCCCAAGGTCGAGACCTGCATCGAGGCGATCGACCGCGGCGTCGACGGGGTGGTCATCCTCAACGGCAAGACCCGCCACGCGGTGCTGCTGGAACTGCTGACCGAGCACGGGGCCGGCACGCTGATCGTCCGCTGACCGTCAGCTCGCCGCGCCGAGCAGGGTGATGAGCGAGGCGGCGATGACCAGACAGCCGACGAGCTCGAGCCGGGCGATCTTCTCGCGGAACCAGAACACCGACGAGGCGAAGGTGAAGACCAGCTCGATCTGGCCGAGCGCCCTGACATACGCGACCTTCTCCAGCGTCATCGCGGTGAACCAGCCGGCCGAGCCGGTGACGCCGACGAGCCCGACCAGCAGCGCCGGCCGCCACGCGCGTGCGACGGCGGCGAGTTCCAGGGGATCGCGCAGCAGCATCCAGGCGAGCATCACCAGCGTCTGGATGCCGGTGGCGAAGACCAGGGTCGTCGCCGCCCTTATCAGCACCCCGCCGTCGTCCAGCGACAGCGACGCGCCGCGGAAACAGACGGCAGAGACGCCGAATAGCGCCCCCGACAGGATGCCGATCCCGGCCTCGCGCGAGAACAGCGCCTTGCCGATCTTCACGTCGCCGCGCCCCGCCACCGAGATCAGCGCCACGCCGAAGGCACCGGCAAGGATCGCCGCGAAGGCGAGCCACGTCACAGTCTCCCCGAGCAGGATCAGGCCGAAGATCGCCGCCTGCACCGGCTCGGTCTTGGAATAGGCGGTGCCGACCATGAAGTTGCGGAAGGCGAAGAGATAGACGAGCAGGAAGGTGGCGAGCACCTGCGCCACGCCGCCGACCGTGACGGCCAGGAGGAAGGCGGGGTTCGGCGCCGGCATGGCGAGGCCGCCGATACGATGCAGCGCCAGCAGATACAGGACGGCGAAGGGAAAGCCGAAGCCGAAGCGGGCGAAGGTGGCGCCCGTCGAGCCCATCCGTCCCTTCAGCTGCCGCTGCAGGCTGGAGCGCAGGTTTTGCAGGAAGGCGGCGGCGATGGTAATGGGGATCCAGAGCGGCACGGCGGACCTGTCAGGTTGGGCTCATACACCCGCTCCACCATTCGGCGACGCTTGGCAAGGCCGCCTTAGCTTCTCACCCCCGGATCACATGACCGAACAGACAACCATCCGCCAGACGGCCGAGGCGACGCCTCAGGATTTCGCCCATGTGCGCGACTGGGTGTTCGACCTCGACAACACGCTCTATCCGCGCCACTCGAACCTGTTCTCGCAGATCGACCTGCGGATGACCGAGTTCGTTGCCGAGTTCCTGTCGCTGCCGCCGGAAGAGGCCCGCATCGTCCAGAAGGATTTCTACCGCCGCTACGGCACCACGCTGCGCGGCCTGATGCAGGAGCACGACGTCGATCCGGACGCGTTCCTGCAATATGTCCACGACATCGACTATTCCTGGATCGACCCCGATCCCAGCCTCGGCGACGAGATCAAGGCGCTGCCCGGCCGCAAGTTCATCTTCACCAACGGCGACCGCGGCCATGCCGAGCGGGCGGCGCGCCAGCTCGGCATTCTCGACCATTTCGAGGATATCTTCGATCTGGTCGCGGCCGGTCTCGTGCCGAAGCCGGCGAGCGAGACCTACGACAAGTTCATGGGGCTGCACCGGGTCGAGGCGTCCCGCGCGGCGATGTTCGAGGATCTGGCACGCAACCTCGTGGTCCCGAAGGCGCTCGGCATGCAGACCGTGCTGATCGTGCCGCACAATCTCGAAGAGACCTTCGGCGAGATCTGGGAGCACGAGGGCCGCGAGGGCGAGCACATCGACTACGTCACCGACGATCTGAAGACGTTCCTGCGCTCGATCCGCTGATCAGCGGCTGACGCCAACGGCGGACCGTTCCGCCGCCAGCCGTGTCACTCACCGAGCAGCGAGCGATCGCGCCGGGCGAGCCCCTTGTCCGCCTCGTCCGTGGCGCTGCGATGGTCCGGCTCGACGGAGCGGTCGCCGGCGTCGCCGCCATTCTGTTCGAGGATCGATGCCATCTGCTCCTGGCCATTCGGCGCAAGGCCGGCCTTTGCGCGTTCGCGGTCGCGGCGGCTCTGCGTGTCGCTGTCGCTACGACCGGCAGTCTCACGGGTCTCATCCGGGGCGATGTGTTCCGGCGTGTCCTTGTCCTGCTGACTGCGGATCAGTGTCGAGTCGGAAGGCTGGTCTGCTTGGCCTGACATGGTCTGCTCCGTCTGCATCGGGGATTGCTTCATTGCGGAGCAACGGGTGACGGAACGAGCCGTTCCGCGAAACGGTACCGCTTGTCAGGATGCGACGTGTCGGAGGGAAGCCGGCGGCTCAGCCGCCGACGCAGATGACCGGGAAGATCGAGTCCTTCACCTCGGCCGTGGCGTCCGGCACGCTGGCGAGCGGCTCTGCCGGGTCGGCCTCTTCGTAGTCGATGCCGTTGGCCTCGAGGAAGGCCGTGGCGGCGCCCGGACGGATGGCGAAGTTGATCGACTGCGGGATGTCGCCGGTGGCGTCGGCCACCGCGACGGCGTTCAGCTTGGCGGTCACGACGCCGACGACGCGGCCGGCGAGGTCGACAAGCGGGCCACCGGAATTGCCCGGCTGGACCGGGGCCGAGATCTGCAGATAGCGCTCGTCGTTCATCAGGCCGAGCAGCGAGGAAACGTTGCCGCGGGTGACGTTGAGGGAATCGGCGAGGATCGAGCGAAGCGGGAAGCCGAGGGCGAGGATGTCCTCGCCGAGACGCGGCTTCTCGACCGAGATCTCCAGCGGCTCACCGATGGCCCGGTCGACCTTGATCAGCGCGAGATCGTTCGTCGGATCGATGATCGTCCGCGACACGACATCGCTCTGGCCGACGAGGACCTTCGTGCAGGCGTTGACGACATGAGCGTTGGTCAGGAGCCAGCCGTCGCGCGACACGACGAAGCCCGATCCCGCCATGTCGAAGGCCGGGGCTTCCTGCGGCACTGCCTCGCCCGGCACCTCGAAGAGGTTCGGCTGGGTGGGGTCGATGGAAGCCATCGCGTACTGCGCGTCGGCGGCCCCACCAATGCCCTGCTCGCGCTTGCGCGCCAGCAGCGAGGAGAAGGCATTCGGCTGGTTGGCGGCCACCATCGGCGCCTGCGGCTCTGCGGCGAAAGGATCGAACAGGTTGGCGGCAACGACGACATAGGGCGCGATACGGCTGGCCTCGTCAGCCTCGTACGAGACCGCGAAGCCCCTGAGGTCGCCGCCGCGGCCGGCAAAGCGCATGTAGTAGCTGCGACCGGCATCGCTGCCGCGAACGACGAACCACTCGCCGCCGAAGGTGGCGTCGGCGACGGTACGGTCGTCGGTGGGCTCGCTCAGCACTTCGAAGAGGCCGTTCAGCGTCTGGCCGGTGTCGGCGATGCGGATCGTCTCGATCTCGAT
It encodes:
- a CDS encoding serine protease; protein product: MWRRARVLIAAMALATTPVVAHVAGAQSFELISAYNQQTDAAFRKGLQTRLAWTGDYAGAFDGEIGASSLRAIRDFQARHGMVASGIIDEPMLKLLVTLSDEAQARLGATLVDDGTTGARLLLPLALAEDRGETEVGNVWRSADESIEIETIRIADTGQTLNGLFEVLSEPTDDRTVADATFGGEWFVVRGSDAGRSYYMRFAGRGGDLRGFAVSYEADEASRIAPYVVVAANLFDPFAAEPQAPMVAANQPNAFSSLLARKREQGIGGAADAQYAMASIDPTQPNLFEVPGEAVPQEAPAFDMAGSGFVVSRDGWLLTNAHVVNACTKVLVGQSDVVSRTIIDPTNDLALIKVDRAIGEPLEISVEKPRLGEDILALGFPLRSILADSLNVTRGNVSSLLGLMNDERYLQISAPVQPGNSGGPLVDLAGRVVGVVTAKLNAVAVADATGDIPQSINFAIRPGAATAFLEANGIDYEEADPAEPLASVPDATAEVKDSIFPVICVGG
- a CDS encoding histidine phosphatase family protein, whose product is MPIILLRFAFCALAMLAALPASAQDAWPAAKAPGAHILMRHALAPGTGDPAEFVLGDCATQRNLSDEGRAQARQIGGRIRDNGVAVDAVLTSRWCRARETAELLAVGPVTAEPALDSFFQERRAAADRTDALKSRLAALDAAGRKAVMVTHQVNITALTGIFPASGEIVLVALGPDGAIRVAGRIPSG
- a CDS encoding DMT family transporter; this translates as MPLWIPITIAAAFLQNLRSSLQRQLKGRMGSTGATFARFGFGFPFAVLYLLALHRIGGLAMPAPNPAFLLAVTVGGVAQVLATFLLVYLFAFRNFMVGTAYSKTEPVQAAIFGLILLGETVTWLAFAAILAGAFGVALISVAGRGDVKIGKALFSREAGIGILSGALFGVSAVCFRGASLSLDDGGVLIRAATTLVFATGIQTLVMLAWMLLRDPLELAAVARAWRPALLVGLVGVTGSAGWFTAMTLEKVAYVRALGQIELVFTFASSVFWFREKIARLELVGCLVIAASLITLLGAAS
- a CDS encoding AMP-binding protein; its protein translation is MTSRYHETYAAWRRDPEGFWLAAAEDLVWTKKPTVAFDPAAGVYGRWFPDGEGNTCFNALDRHVEAGRGDAIAVIHDSAITGRQRHISYRDLLREVQALAGSLGELGVGKGDRVIIYMPMVPEAIVSMLACARIGAIHSVVFGGFAAPELAARIDDAAPKVILSASCGLEPTRKVEYKPLLDRAIGIAAHKVSATIILQRPELECSMVAGRDHDWAELREAGLAALDAGRAATCVAVKATDPLYVLYTSGTTGKPKGVVRDHGGTMVSLFWSMQAIFDTDRGETFFCASDVGWVVGHCYIVYGPLLRGATSILYEGKPVGTPDAGAFWRVISEHGAKALFTAPTAIRGIRKEDPEGELPAHYDLSKFEALFLAGERADPETLIWAENALDRPVIDHWWQTESGWPIAANPKGLGLLPVKRGSPGVAMPGFDIRVLDASGNEVAANEMGAIVLKLPLPPGALPSLWNADDRFRESYLAAFPGYYSTSDAGFIDEEGYVYVMGRTDDVINVAGHRLSTGEMEEAVGGHPAVAECAVIGMRDELKGELPCGFVVLKNANRQDRAEIERELVALVRDRIGPVAAFKRVIVVDRLPKTRSGKILRRTMKAIVDRDEFDMPATIEDPGAIDDVKRAVES
- a CDS encoding pyrimidine 5'-nucleotidase, translated to MTEQTTIRQTAEATPQDFAHVRDWVFDLDNTLYPRHSNLFSQIDLRMTEFVAEFLSLPPEEARIVQKDFYRRYGTTLRGLMQEHDVDPDAFLQYVHDIDYSWIDPDPSLGDEIKALPGRKFIFTNGDRGHAERAARQLGILDHFEDIFDLVAAGLVPKPASETYDKFMGLHRVEASRAAMFEDLARNLVVPKALGMQTVLIVPHNLEETFGEIWEHEGREGEHIDYVTDDLKTFLRSIR
- the argB gene encoding acetylglutamate kinase, whose product is MTQASTDNGETRARVLAEALPFMQAYENKTVVVKYGGHAMGDPELGKAFARDIALLKQSGINPIVVHGGGPQIGRMLTQLGIESRFEGGLRVTDEETVKIVEMVLAGSINKEIVALINAEGEWAIGLCGKDGNMVFAEKARKTVVDPDSNIERVIDLGFVGEPVEVDRTLLDLLARSEMIPVIAPVAPGRDGATYNINADTFAGAIAGALQASRLLFLTDVPGVLDRNGQLIKELSVAEARSLIREGTISGGMIPKVETCIEAIDRGVDGVVILNGKTRHAVLLELLTEHGAGTLIVR